Proteins found in one Campylobacteraceae bacterium genomic segment:
- a CDS encoding helix-turn-helix transcriptional regulator, whose translation MAAKKPVKEQYKCPFELALNLVNGKWKGLVLWFLFHETRRYGQIKKAYPKITQKMLTQTLKDLEKNKLISRKVYAQIPPKVEYTITKEGKELYPIFEMLYKWGEKMSKTLDVDIEENKIKCEI comes from the coding sequence ATGGCTGCAAAAAAACCAGTAAAAGAACAGTATAAATGTCCATTTGAATTGGCACTTAATCTTGTAAATGGAAAGTGGAAAGGCCTTGTATTATGGTTCTTGTTTCATGAAACAAGACGTTATGGCCAGATAAAAAAAGCTTATCCAAAAATCACACAAAAGATGTTAACTCAAACATTAAAAGATTTAGAAAAAAATAAACTAATTTCTAGAAAAGTGTATGCTCAAATCCCTCCAAAAGTTGAATATACTATTACAAAAGAAGGGAAAGAGCTCTACCCTATTTTTGAAATGTTATATAAATGGGGAGAAAAAATGTCTAAAACCTTAGATGTTGATATTGAAGAGAATAAAATAAAGTGCGAAATATAG
- a CDS encoding MBL fold metallo-hydrolase, whose product MKNKIKKLFLICVSFILVGCSMNYSDVSKEDIKNKNIKITWISGPSMLIDFNGFKILTDPMLGTGKDAFVMGNPNEMFDLKKGPNLKTFTSTVNEINLNTQEIDLVLISHAHEDHFDQKAQKKLPLDTEMLIPLFDKKTILKMGFTNTIVLKADETKIYNFDDSSIRITAVAAHHSKNKDIHSILGEGNGYFIEFKQGAWKKTLYWTGDTFLTDEIKKSIAKLSSIDILVPHVGNVGVHGSLGQLSMKAIDVLEYSLYTKAKNILPIHHSTYDLYLEPITKFEKISEKQDYILNVIKEGETIVYK is encoded by the coding sequence ATGAAAAATAAGATAAAAAAATTATTCTTGATATGTGTTAGTTTTATTCTTGTTGGGTGTTCTATGAATTATTCGGATGTTTCAAAAGAAGATATAAAAAATAAGAACATAAAAATTACTTGGATTAGTGGCCCTAGTATGTTAATAGATTTTAATGGATTTAAGATATTAACAGACCCAATGTTAGGTACTGGTAAAGATGCATTTGTTATGGGAAATCCAAATGAAATGTTTGATTTGAAAAAAGGACCAAATCTTAAAACTTTTACTAGTACTGTAAATGAAATTAATTTAAATACGCAAGAAATAGATTTAGTATTAATAAGCCATGCACATGAAGATCATTTTGATCAAAAAGCTCAAAAAAAACTGCCTTTAGATACAGAAATGTTGATTCCTTTATTTGATAAAAAAACTATTTTAAAAATGGGTTTTACAAATACTATCGTTCTTAAAGCAGATGAGACAAAAATTTATAATTTTGATGATTCAAGTATACGTATTACAGCAGTAGCAGCACATCATTCAAAAAATAAAGATATACATTCCATTTTAGGTGAGGGAAACGGCTACTTCATTGAATTTAAACAAGGAGCTTGGAAAAAAACATTGTATTGGACCGGAGACACATTTTTAACAGATGAAATAAAAAAAAGTATAGCAAAACTTTCTTCTATTGATATTCTAGTTCCTCACGTGGGTAATGTAGGTGTTCATGGTTCATTAGGTCAGTTAAGTATGAAAGCAATTGATGTGCTGGAATATTCTTTATATACAAAAGCAAAAAATATTTTACCTATTCATCACTCTACTTATGATTTGTATTTAGAACCTATTACTAAGTTTGAAAAAATCAGTGAAAAACAAGACTACATATTAAATGTTATAAAAGAAGGTGAAACAATAGTTTATAAATAA